In Castor canadensis chromosome 6, mCasCan1.hap1v2, whole genome shotgun sequence, the genomic window GTGTCACCAAGCTGTCTCCACAGTGTGTGCACCttctgcatttttgtttgttttattttgacttttggcagtactgggatttgaactcagggcctccagcttgctaggcaggaccgctacacttgagccatgcccagcccttttcactGGAGTTATCTTTTTAATAGGGTCTTCATGTTATTGCTTGCTCTAGCCTGGACCCTGATTCACCtatctgcttcctgtgtagctgggatcacaggctcaCACCACTGCGcccggcttgtttgttgagatggggtcttgctagctttttccccctgagctggcctcaaaccacaatcctccaaatctccccctcctaagtacctgggattacaggcgtgggctaCGGCACCCAGCTCTGTCCTGCACTTTCACTGGGATGGGGGTCCCTCTAGCTGTCCCTTCAACCTCCCCAGCACCTGTCAGTGCCTGAGGACCACTTCCACATTTTCTCTGGGGAGTGACTGCTTGCTCTGGTTATATGTGTTGAGAATATTTTTCTCCCAGCCTATGGTCAGCctctcagttttctttctctcttttcttttttggccacacttgggtttgaactcagggcctcacatttgctaggcaggcgctctacctcttgagccgctccaccagcccttttttgcaatgggtttttttaagatagcattTTGCGAATCATTTACCTAGGCTGgattcaaactgagatccttctaatctctgcctcctgagtagttgggattgcaggtgtgaaccactgcacccagcttgcaGTTTTCTTGATAGCAAAATTTGAAGACCCTGAGTTTTAAATTTCAGTAAAATCTAATTTACCAATTTTTTTGTTATACCTTATGCTCTTGGCATCCTAACAAATCTTTGCCTTCCCGGAATGTCTCCTGTTTTCCTCTGATGATTTTGTAGTTGGGGTTTTTGTTTAGGGCAGTGGATGGCCTGAGGTTGAGATcgagcttccttccttcccatgcaGACCTGCAGTTGCTTCAGCGTGGCTTATGGAAGACTGTTCTTTCGGTATTGAAGCGCTGTGGCCTCTGCCGAAAATAAACCAGCCCACATGAGAGGGTGTCAGTTGGGGCTTTCTTTGCCCATCTGTGCCtttacctgtctgtctgtccttaCGTGCAGCCTCACTGTTCCGTCTTGGCGTGAGCTTGTTTGAGGTCCAACTTTGTGCTCCCTCCAGGAGTTTCCTAATACATTTGCAGATTAACCCGGCAGTGTCCCAGCCAGGTTGCTGGGGTGCAGCTGAGACTAGCATGCAGCCGGGATGCTGGACGCCCTCAGTGCTGCTCACATGAGCGTTTGACATGGTGCTCCATCCATTTAGGACTTCCTTTTCAGACCTTTTGAAAatttcagcattaaaaaaaagtgtACTCAGAAGAGTTGATGGCAGTTTTATTCATTGTGactcaaaaaaggaaataacccCAAAGCCCATCAATTTGGAAACACACAACAGTGGCTTATTCATCCTGTGAAATATTACTCAGTAGTAAAAAAAAGAGACTTCCACCGGTTGCcagtgctcacatctgtaatcccagctagttgggaggctgagatcaggaggattgagattcgaggccagcctgagaaaatagttcgAGAGggtccatctccaaaatgagaacaaaattggCTGGAAGTATTCTTCAAGGGGCAGAGCGCCTGCttacaaatgcaaagccctgagttcaaaccccagttccaccaaaacaagaCAGGGACTTTCTGCTGACACCAGCCACAGGCTTGCTGAGTCTCAGAAGCATCGCTCTGGGTGACAGAAACTACGGAAAGCCTGTGTACCGTGTAGATCCATTTATACTCCTGGAAACAGAGCCGAGATTGCCCGGAGCCGGACATCATGCAGAGGTGGCACGTCGTGGGCTGCTGGAAATGGCCTGGCCTTAATTGCAGGGTGCGCTGGCCGAAACCAGCCCAGTGTGCATCCGACAAGAAAAGAGCGCCTGGCGCGTGCCGATCAGGCCTCGGAGCCTGACTGAAAGGGGAGAGGCAGAGGTGCAGGGTGGTGGCATCGCGGCACTGGGACCACGGGGCGTCTGTAAGGAGAGCCCGGGCTGTCCCGATGCACGTGTCACATGGTGGCCCGCGTCCTTCTCCTGGTGTCCAGTGTTGGCTTCTCGCTGGTCTGGTCACTTAAACTGAACACACTAAGCCACAGTCAGTGGCAAAGCCAATGTGCATAGTAAGATTAGACTATGCAACCTTCTTTCCTTGCACTaacagcgagagagagagagagagagagagagagcgagcgagagagagagagagagaggtttgcAGTCACATTGTCCAGAGAAACAGAGCCAGTAAGATGCGTGTGTGCAGAAAGACACTGACCATAAGAAGTTGGTTAACAGGATTATATGGGCCCGAGAAGTCCGGACTCAGGAGatcggggcggggggggggggcggtaaaTTTCAGTCTGAAGGCCAAACTGAAGACACCAGGCAGAGCGAATCGCCCCATGTGACCTCTTTCTTCTGATCTGGTCTTGAGTGATTCAATGAAGCCCACTAGCACTGGGGAGGGATCTCAGATGTTAATCTCGTCCAGAAACCTCAGACACACTCAAATGATGTCTGACCAAGTCTCTGGGCAGCAAGGAGCCTAGTCAAGTTCACACAGAAAAGAAACTATCACACATTAATTGGCCTTGTGTGATAGTCTTCAGATCTGCTGTAAAAATGTGGACAGCAGGGCTGGGTGAggtagtgcatgtctgtaatcacagccaTTGGGAGGCAGACACAGGAAGACCTCAGTTtgaggcaaaagttagtgagaccccccccacgatctcaaaaacaagcctggCGTGCGTGTCCCTGTGTCTctgctccttgggaggcagagatggcaagatctgagaccagcccaggcaaaaaagcgagactctatctgaaaatctAACAGCAAGAATAGTTCATGAGGGCTTGAGTTTAATCTCCAATagtggaaaaaaaagtaaaagaaaactggaaaaactaTGGACAAGAGCTTTAAAATTCTTAACACACACCTGCCTCTCTCCTGGCTTGGGTGCCTGGGCACGAGGGGCGCAGAGCCCCCACCGCCTGCCTTCACTGCCCACGGCGTGAAGGCCCACTTGGAGCTGTTTGGGGGCCGGTGGCTGTGCCTGCTTCCTGGGCTGCCCAGCCCACCAATGGCACCGTGCCCTGCGTGTCGGGACAGAGGAGTGTAGTGTCCCTACCCAGCACCGAGCAGCCTGAGCTCAGATGGCCCCTGCGCTGGGTCCAGGCCTGGCCCTGCGGGTGGCTGTGTGTGGGGCTCAGGACACAGCCTGGCAGAGCGGACTTCGCAGGCCAGTGTCGCTGGAGCAGAGCCCTGGCTGTCGCGGGCAGCCCTGGTTCTGCGTCCTTCCTCCATCTGCCTCCACCAGCGGGCCTGACTGCTTTCATGAAATAGCAGAGGCCGGCCTTTGTTTCCAAGTGGAAAGTCCCTCTCCGAGGCCAGTGTGGTCCCTGGCCGGCTCTGCGATGGGCAGATCTTGGCTGTGGCTCAGCCTGGCCACTCACCTGTCCCCAGAAGACAGCAAAATGTCACCCTGGCTTCAGGCTGGGGCAGCCCAGACATGGCCGAGACTCCAAGTTTCCCAGactgcttttaaaaagtaaaagtggcCTGGGCAAAGCTTCTGGCAACTTCTTCCCTCTTGCTGCTTGCAGCTTTGAGAACAGTGGCTTGCAGGAGCTTTAAAGTGGCAGTGTCCCCTGCAAAGGGCGCTGTCACTGAGCAGCCCGGCACCCAGTCTGCAGCTGGCTGTGTATGTGGCTTGTGGGAGCCTGGAACCACCCCAGGAGCGCCTTGACGTTCAGACTCGAGCCGAGGGCCGTCACCTTGATGTGAGGGACCTGGGCAGGGCCAGGCCGAGTGCCCTGATTGTATGTGGACTCCAGGCGCGACAGGCCAGGATCCGTCCACAGCTGAGTGGGTACACACAGGTCAGTGCCGGCCCAGAGGAGACCACGAGGACTTCTTTTCATGTCTTATTTCTATGGGAAACCAGAGAGGGCTGGCTTCCTTCTGgcttctcacacacacacgcctGTCAGACATTTTTAAACACTGAATGTCGATTTAATAAGCACACAGGTAAAGTCAGCCCGGGGTCTTCTGGGAAGGCTGTGTGTGGGAAGGCCAGTGTGTGGGAAGGCCAGTGTGGCGTCAACAGCAGGAACTCAGTCCCCTCGGTGACAGCTCTGTGTGTCCTGACTGCCTGTGAATTTGCCTTAACACAcgaccctgattttttttttttcagtagtggggtttgaactcagggcctcgtgcttgccaggcaggtgctctaccactgagccacacccccagcctgaaattctaaaatcttttagaggaaaaaagaaacatgtgGTCAGTGCCTGGGATCTGATGGGCTCCGTGAGGTGTCTGCAGGGCCCGCCTGGCCTGGTTAAGGGTCATTTCCCCCTGCTTTTGTCCCCGAGTGTGACTAAGTGTGTTCAGCTGAGTTCGGTTCATGCTTGTTTTGTTTAACTTAATACCAGGACCCCAGGACCCAGTCCCCCCGCTCTCACCTGTGCCCACCACATTCCACCCTGGCCCCGTGTTCCTTGTTTTTTGCTGTTACTGCTGAcgtctttggtttttgtttgcagcactgggatttgaactcagggcttacaccttaagccactccaccagccgttttttgtgttgggttttttcaagacagggtctctcaaactattttcctggggctggattcaaaccatgatcctcctggtctctgcctcctgagagtgagccaccagcacctggctcagctTTTGTGTTTTTGCTGATTTTCTGTGTAGCGGTTCTCTCATCTCGCAGGAGTGGAGTGTCGATGTATCCTTTGGCTCTATAAACTTTTGCTTTACGTGTTTTGGGGTTCTGGTTTTGCGCATGTGCGTCTAGGATCACCGTGTCTTCTGGTGATTGCGTTCCTTCTACAATTGACTTCATCTGGTACTAACGGCCACTCCCGCTTTCTTTCAATTTCAATTAGCATTGGCATGACTAATGTTTCTGTCCCcagtggggtggagaggagaaCGGTGAGTGCCAACCAGCCCCACTCCAGCACTGCTCCACCCATCGACACgggtggggcaggggtggggtggattTGGCTCCTTCCTGGGTCTTCCTGTGGCTAGGGAGGGGAAATCAGCCTGCATCTGACCTGCCTCCCACCGTCTCCCTCCCTCTGTTGATGCCCAGCCCCCAGCGGCCACCTTGACAGACCTGATGTTACAGTCTAGCCCCTGCTTCCATCCGTGGAGAACGGGGTCAGCTCCCCCACCTGTGCCTGGTGGGGAGTTCTGGGGGGACGAAGGGTGGACTGGACACCCCGCTCCCGGGGTGGCCCTGAGGTAGTTTCAAAGAAGTCTTGTCTGTTGTCCGGCTGCTGGGACATCTGGCTTCAGTTGCAGGACTGGTGCCCCTCCTCAGGACTGCTGGTGGTGCTCAGAACCTGGGACGTGTCGCCTGGGTCACAGTCAGGGTCCCACCACCAGCTCCCCCGACGTGGGTACCAGGTCCTGCTAGCTGGGCGCTCCACCCTTCCCACATAGAGGGCAGACTGTGCGGGAGGCGAGTGCTTCTGCCTTCTCCGGGCCCTGGGCACCCCCGTTAGCCAGGACAGGGTCGTGTCTCTGCGGGGTGCTGTTGGTGCAGGTGCGCACAGCAGGAGGGGTTCCACAAACTTCCTCCACCTGGCCTTCCTCGCTGGGATCCGTGTGCCCCGAGTGACTGGCTTCTGTTGGgacttcctctttctccctgtgCTCACCAGAGTCCCCGTCGCCTTGCTGGGCGTGCCCATGCATTGGGGGCCTTCTGAGCGGGACACAGAACCTGGAGTGACTACCGAGGCCGGGGTGGTGAGGTGGAGGAGGGTCTGGGTGGCGGCCACCGAGGCCCTGCGGGTGTGAGAGCAGTGGCTCCGTGGTCACTCTAACCAGTGTGCTGTCGCCTCTCCGTCCAGGTCCACCCCCTGGCGCCATGTCCCGGCTGTCCGGCAGGCTGCAGTGAGGTCCAGGCGCAGGCCGCCCCGCCAGGGCAGCATGACCCAGGCCCGGCTGTTCCGGCTGTGGCTGGCGCTGGGGTCCGCTCTCATGGTCCTGCTTATCATCGTGTACTGGGACAGCGTGGGGACGGCACACTTCTACCTGCACACGGCCCTGTCCCGGCCGCACGCCCCGGAGCCCCCCAGCTCGGGGCCGGGGGACAAGTTCGCGGGCGACGTGGATGAGCTTCTGGACAAGCTCCTGGGTTCTGGCGCCAAGCGGGGCCCTTCCAGGAAGACGGGGGCACAGCCCCCGGCGCCGAGCCTCATGGAGGAGAGCGTGCGGGGCTACGACTGGTCTCCCCGCGACGCCCCGCACAGCCCCGACCAGGGCCGCCAGCAGGCCGAGAGGCGCAGCGTGCTGCGGGGCTTCTGCGCCAACGCCAGCCTGGCCTTCCCCACCAAGGAGCGCTCGTTCGACGACATCCCCAACTACGAGCTCAACCACCTGATCGTGGACGACCGGCACGGCGTCATCTACTGCTACGTGCCCAAGGTGGCCTGCACCAACTGGAAGCGCGTGATGATCGTGCTGAGCGAGAGCCTGCTGGACGGCGGGGCGCCCTACCGCGACCCCCTGGACATCCCGCGCGAGCACGTGCACAACTCCAGCACGCACCTGACCTTCAACAAGTTCTGGCGGCGCTACGGCAAGCTGTCGCGCCACCTCATGAAGGTCAAGCTGCAGAAGTACACCAAGTTCCTGTTCGTGCGCGACCCCTTCGTGCGCCTCATCTCGGCCTTCCGCAGCAAGTTCGAGCTGCAGAACGAGGAGTTCTACCGCCGCTTCGCCAGGCCCATGCTGCAGCTCTACGCCAACCTCAGCAGCCCGCCCGCCTCGGCCAGCGAGGCCTTCGGGGCCGGGCTGCGCGTGTCCTTCGCCAACTTCATCCAGTACCTGCTGGACCCGCACACCGAGACGCTGGCGCCCTTCAACGAGCACTGGCGCCAGGTGTACCGCCTGTGCCACCCGTGCCAGATCGACTACGACTTCGTGGGCAAGCTGGAGACCCTGGACGAGGACGCCGCCCAGCTGCTGCGGCTGCTGCGGGTGGACGCGCGCCTGCACTTCCCGCCCAGCTACCGCAACCGGACGGCCAGCAGCTGGGAGGAGGGCTGGTTCGCGGGCATCCCCCTGGCCTGGCGGCGGCAGCTCTACAAGCTCTACGAGGCCGACTTCGTGCTCTTCGGCTACCCCAAGCCCGAAAACCTGCTGAGGGACTGAGCTCGGCCGGCCGAGGACGACGGGGCCCGGGGTCCCCTCCTGGCTCCCTTTCCCGCCCCGAGCGACGCCACCCCAGGCACCTCCAGCCGGAGGAGGCCAGCGAGCACCGCACACTCCGGATTTTTAAACCCTGGTTTTGCAGTCTGGACCTGTTTACCTGCAGCCTGCATCCCCCAGCACTGTGTTAATACGTTTTGTAAGATTAATATATTTCAGATATTTAATACGAAAAGAAGGGAGCTGGGGAGCACTTGGCACGCACGGCCCCTTGCTCTGTTGTGGTTCTTTGACACACGCCCATGGGGAGGGGCCCAGCGGTTATGGGGACACCAGACCTCACACACCCTGTAGGAGGGAGGCCTCGGGAGGTCGGTGACCTCGGTACAGGGCAGGAGCCTAAATTTGAAATCGGGCTGTTTTGCTCGGTCTTGCACCACTGTAACGAGATCCCTGAGTCTGCTGATGTTATGAAGAAAGGTGTGTGAGCTCACAGTCGGGAGGTTCCAGGGCCTCGCACCATTAGCAGCCCAGTGCTGGCAAGGTCCTCAGTGTAGGTGGCGGTGGCAGGTATGAGAGGCAGAGAGCACCAGACAGGAGGCCAGCGAGAGTGGGTCCTGCGGCTCCTTCTGAGAGGTCACCATTCAACCTCTGGTCCTCCCCTCGGCCCACCATGAGCACCGTGCTACCGGCACTCCCCCCCTGGGGACCCAGCCAAACATTCCCACACCACGGCACAGGCCTGGCTGGTGTTTGTAGAAGAGCAGCAGATAATCCTTTTGTTAAGTGAGGTTTGAGAAGAGGAAGCAGACCTTTGGGGCTTTCGGGAGATGGGTCACAGATAACCTGTCTTCTGATCAGAGTCAGAGCCAGCTTCTCACGTTGAATTGTGGCTGCGAAGATTCACAGCCCAGCCGAGTGCGGTCacgcacatctgtaatcccagctactcgggaggtggggcagaaggatcacagtccaagcccagcctggacaaaagcacgagaccctatctgaaaaacaaactgaaagccaaaagggctggcggagcagctcaagtggtagaacccccgCTTAGCAAGCGTgcggccttgagttcaaaccccagtaccgccaaaaaaaaaataattgtagCCAGCAGGCATAGTGTGGACTGGAGGCCATCTCCACACCGCCTTTCCCGTGGTATCCAGTGACAGCCTGGAGACACAGGTGCCACTTTGTTGCACACTGGCCCATTTAGCTCCAGTTGTGCCCTCTGGACACAACTGACCTTGAACGCTCAGTTCTGTGGGGCCCCGATTTCCAAGAGCCAGGGAACTCTTTAAGTCCTGGCCACAGCCTTTGGGCAGTCAACTTTTAATCCATGGTCAGTGTGGTGTCTGTGGTTGGTTTGATGATGGCCGTGCTGTGTTGTGGTATGCAGTCCTCTCTGTGGGGTTTTGTTGACCCCGTAGCTGGGCCACGGGGTGTGGGGCCTGTCAGTCGGGGACCGCGTACCGGAAGGGCCTGCACTGCCCTTGGACTCAGCTGCCTGGCATGGGCGCTGCTTCCCAAGAACTTGGCCCAGGCGTGACCAGGGCCTGGGCGTTTTCTCTGGTCCCCTTGGCTCTTCACATGTCACCTTCCTGTCAATTGCTGCTATCGTGTCCTCGGGCCTCCCGAGGGGTGTTTGATGTCCGTCCTGTCCTCTCACCATTGTCTGGGATGGATCTTGGGCCTTTGAAGACCTTGTCACTGTTTCTCGCTGTGTCTGGAGAGGACAGACAGACAAGGGCTGGCGTTGCTGTTCTTTGCCCAGCGAGGTTGGGTGTGTCCAATGGGGGACAGTGTGGGAAATGGGGGCTTCACCTGCTCCACTGCTCATGTGACCTGGGGGACAGAGGTGTGAGCACT contains:
- the Chst12 gene encoding carbohydrate sulfotransferase 12 isoform X2, whose amino-acid sequence is MTQARLFRLWLALGSALMVLLIIVYWDSVGTAHFYLHTALSRPHAPEPPSSGPGDKFAGDVDELLDKLLGSGAKRGPSRKTGAQPPAPSLMEESVRGYDWSPRDAPHSPDQGRQQAERRSVLRGFCANASLAFPTKERSFDDIPNYELNHLIVDDRHGVIYCYVPKVACTNWKRVMIVLSESLLDGGAPYRDPLDIPREHVHNSSTHLTFNKFWRRYGKLSRHLMKVKLQKYTKFLFVRDPFVRLISAFRSKFELQNEEFYRRFARPMLQLYANLSSPPASASEAFGAGLRVSFANFIQYLLDPHTETLAPFNEHWRQVYRLCHPCQIDYDFVGKLETLDEDAAQLLRLLRVDARLHFPPSYRNRTASSWEEGWFAGIPLAWRRQLYKLYEADFVLFGYPKPENLLRD
- the Chst12 gene encoding carbohydrate sulfotransferase 12 isoform X1, with translation MNRSTPWRHVPAVRQAAVRSRRRPPRQGSMTQARLFRLWLALGSALMVLLIIVYWDSVGTAHFYLHTALSRPHAPEPPSSGPGDKFAGDVDELLDKLLGSGAKRGPSRKTGAQPPAPSLMEESVRGYDWSPRDAPHSPDQGRQQAERRSVLRGFCANASLAFPTKERSFDDIPNYELNHLIVDDRHGVIYCYVPKVACTNWKRVMIVLSESLLDGGAPYRDPLDIPREHVHNSSTHLTFNKFWRRYGKLSRHLMKVKLQKYTKFLFVRDPFVRLISAFRSKFELQNEEFYRRFARPMLQLYANLSSPPASASEAFGAGLRVSFANFIQYLLDPHTETLAPFNEHWRQVYRLCHPCQIDYDFVGKLETLDEDAAQLLRLLRVDARLHFPPSYRNRTASSWEEGWFAGIPLAWRRQLYKLYEADFVLFGYPKPENLLRD